The genome window GCGTGGTCAAGGTCTTCAAACTTGATGTATTTTTCCCAGCTTTTGCCAATGATAGTATAGGATATTCGCTTGTCAATTAATATGATTTCGGTTCGCTCTGGTCTCACGAGGGTTTTGGTTCCCTTTTTATCAACAATATAGGATGTCTGAGCAAATGAGCCTGTAAAAACGAAAAATAGGATTATGAGTAGTTTCTTCATTTTAGTTTTCGGTTAATTTTGCTGATACCTTATAGGATGACGTTGAAGAGATATAGAAAATAATATTACAAAAAGTGGCAGTAAGTTTACCATTTGATGATGATAGATAGATCAAACCTTCAGTAGCCATAACAGGATATTTAGAAGTTACACAAACCTGATCTTTTGCCAGAAATGAAGTTGGACAATCACTGCAGATGCGATAAATGCCTGGAGCTGGTCTTTCTTCACTTGCGAATTCAATTGTTATCTGGTCACTTAAGCTGCTTGCGTAAATTTTGAAATTTTGATTATAATTTGTGGTAGAAGTAGAAACTTTTCTTGGATTAAGTAAATCTCCATTAAAAATAAGTGTGTTTGTATCGGGATTACATGGAATATTTGGCGCACTTATTTGGACATCAACGGTACTTTCACTGCTTTCACAGATACCTTTAATTGTTTTTAATTTATATACTCCCGACATAGAAGCGGTAACATTTTTAATAATAGGATTTTGCAGCGCAGATTGGAAGTTATTAGGTCCAGACCAGCTATAACTTACCTCCAAATTATTAGGAGCAGCAGCTTTTAACTGCAGGCTTCCTCCTGGAA of Flavobacterium marginilacus contains these proteins:
- a CDS encoding immunoglobulin domain-containing protein; translated protein: MKKPLLYLFLFVCTISLFSCATNETITCYLPNNTITSNSPLVPGGSLQLKAAAPNNLEVSYSWSGPNNFQSALQNPIIKNVTASMSGVYKLKTIKGICESSESTVDVQISAPNIPCNPDTNTLIFNGDLLNPRKVSTSTTNYNQNFKIYASSLSDQITIEFASEERPAPGIYRICSDCPTSFLAKDQVCVTSKYPVMATEGLIYLSSSNGKLTATFCNIIFYISSTSSYKVSAKLTEN